The region CGCGACCCCGATCACCCAGATCGCGATCAGCAACAGGATGAACAACATGCCTGCGGGTTTGCGCCAGCTTGGCGTCATCGGGTAATCCAGTGCTGTTCGGTGGCGATGGCGTGCAGTGGCACGTCCCACGAGTCGGCGGGAAGCGAATCGACCTGCTGCATGCTCCAGGCGACGCCGATGCGCCAGGCCTGGGGGAATGCGACGAAAGCGCGGTCGTAATGGCCGGCGCCCTGGCCCAGGCGGTTGAGCGCTGCGTCGAAGGCGACGAGCGGGGTGAGGATGATGTCGGGCGCGCGCTCGCCGGCCGTCTCGGCCGGCTGGTGCAGGCCGAACGGGCCGGCGACCAGGGCGGCTTCGGTATCCCAGGCGAGGAAGCGCAACGGCGGCTTCGCACCGGCGACATGGGGCAGGACGATCTCGCATCCTGCTTCGACCGCGGCGCGAGCGAGGGGGGAAGGGTCCGCCTCGCC is a window of Sphingomonas sp. Leaf357 DNA encoding:
- a CDS encoding 5-formyltetrahydrofolate cyclo-ligase, coding for MDKNSIRAKMRTDRDLFVSRTRREIAVPQAFLDRLEHGLTVASYVPMGGEADPSPLARAAVEAGCEIVLPHVAGAKPPLRFLAWDTEAALVAGPFGLHQPAETAGERAPDIILTPLVAFDAALNRLGQGAGHYDRAFVAFPQAWRIGVAWSMQQVDSLPADSWDVPLHAIATEQHWITR